From a region of the Neobacillus niacini genome:
- a CDS encoding DMSO/selenate family reductase complex A subunit: MSKDNPVRSLLANKIQRRTFLKWSGAIGVPVIAGGVGTKLLIDKQKEENVASASDWDNVVSTCSINNCGGRCVIKAYVKDGVVVRVATDTQESGDPSIPPLRACVRGRNYRNLLYHPDRLKYPMKRVGKRGGGKFERISWEEAIDTIASEIKRIGDTYGPESRYVNYASGQSWGLHGGRNSARKVLALTGGYLNYRNDYSSGAGNVATPYTYGTNNSGSSFDSLLHSKYIILWGQNPSEMIFSTPYREYLMQAKKNGAKIILIDPRYTDTAITYADEWIPIKPTTDNAMMDAMGYMIVTEKLHDQTFLDKYCVGFDGDHMPDGIAKEESIKSYLLGEKDGVAKTPEWAEKICGVPAEKIREIARNYATIKPAALIQGWAAQRQAYGEQFMRGGAQLACITGNVGKLGGWAAGTGYWSRADIVYPFKVENPVKASIPCFLWTKAVEQGTEMTAADGLQGTDKLTTNIKMIFNMAGNMLVNQHADINKTTSLLEDESKVEFICVSDLFMTPSAKYADIVLPGTTFFERYDIGVPWCFGDYVVFGDKTIDPLYECRNEYDVFAEVAEKLGVKEQFTEGRSILDLVKESVKRTREELDPSFPTFEEFREKGVHHFKFDEPLVGFKAQIDDLEKNPFETPSGKIELFSKTLWDMNQHEEIPAIAKYIPSWEGPEDPLIEKYPLQLISWHYKRRCHSTYDNMPWLEEAAKQEMWLNPKDAQKRGIKDGDRVQVFNERGSLYIDVKVTIRITPGVAGIPQGAWYTPDKTGVDQRGSVNVLTSQRPTPLAKSNPQLTNLVEVKKA, from the coding sequence ATGTCTAAAGACAATCCTGTAAGGAGTCTACTGGCCAATAAAATACAGCGTAGAACATTCCTGAAATGGTCGGGGGCAATTGGTGTCCCAGTGATCGCTGGCGGTGTAGGAACTAAATTATTGATTGACAAGCAAAAAGAAGAAAACGTTGCAAGTGCCAGTGATTGGGATAATGTTGTATCGACTTGTAGTATTAATAATTGTGGAGGACGCTGTGTTATAAAGGCATACGTAAAGGATGGTGTAGTCGTACGTGTAGCAACCGACACTCAAGAAAGTGGTGATCCAAGCATCCCTCCACTTAGAGCATGTGTCCGAGGACGAAACTATCGAAATTTGCTTTATCACCCTGACCGTCTTAAGTATCCAATGAAACGGGTAGGAAAACGGGGCGGAGGTAAATTTGAAAGAATTTCATGGGAAGAAGCTATAGATACAATTGCTTCTGAGATTAAACGAATTGGTGATACATATGGTCCGGAATCAAGATATGTCAATTATGCTTCTGGACAAAGCTGGGGGCTTCATGGCGGTAGAAACAGTGCGAGAAAGGTATTGGCACTAACCGGAGGCTACTTAAATTACCGGAATGACTACAGTTCCGGTGCAGGAAATGTGGCAACGCCATATACCTATGGAACGAACAATTCAGGTTCTAGCTTTGATTCCTTATTGCATTCTAAGTACATTATCCTTTGGGGACAGAACCCTTCAGAAATGATTTTTTCGACTCCATATCGTGAGTATTTAATGCAAGCAAAGAAAAACGGGGCAAAAATTATTCTCATTGACCCTCGGTATACCGATACTGCCATTACTTATGCCGATGAGTGGATCCCGATTAAACCAACAACTGATAATGCGATGATGGATGCAATGGGCTATATGATTGTAACCGAAAAATTACATGATCAAACATTCCTTGATAAGTACTGTGTAGGATTTGATGGTGACCATATGCCTGACGGTATTGCAAAGGAAGAGTCAATAAAGAGCTATTTATTAGGTGAAAAAGATGGAGTAGCTAAAACACCAGAATGGGCAGAAAAAATCTGTGGAGTGCCTGCAGAAAAAATCCGTGAGATTGCCAGAAATTATGCAACTATTAAGCCTGCAGCCCTTATTCAAGGCTGGGCAGCACAAAGGCAGGCATATGGTGAACAATTTATGCGCGGCGGTGCACAGCTTGCGTGTATTACAGGGAATGTAGGTAAACTTGGCGGCTGGGCAGCAGGTACTGGATACTGGAGCCGTGCAGATATTGTTTATCCATTTAAAGTGGAAAATCCGGTAAAGGCTTCTATTCCTTGTTTCCTATGGACAAAGGCTGTTGAACAAGGCACAGAGATGACAGCAGCTGACGGTCTTCAAGGAACAGATAAATTAACAACAAATATTAAAATGATTTTTAATATGGCAGGGAATATGCTGGTTAACCAGCACGCTGATATTAATAAAACAACAAGTCTATTAGAGGATGAAAGCAAAGTAGAATTTATCTGTGTCAGCGATCTTTTTATGACCCCAAGCGCCAAATATGCAGATATTGTTCTGCCAGGAACAACCTTTTTTGAAAGATACGATATAGGGGTGCCTTGGTGTTTTGGTGATTACGTCGTTTTTGGTGATAAAACGATTGATCCGCTTTATGAATGTCGAAATGAATATGATGTATTTGCAGAAGTGGCAGAAAAATTAGGGGTTAAGGAGCAATTTACCGAAGGCAGGTCAATACTCGATTTGGTAAAAGAAAGTGTTAAAAGAACACGTGAAGAGCTTGATCCGAGCTTCCCAACATTTGAAGAGTTCAGGGAAAAAGGTGTTCACCATTTTAAATTTGATGAACCGCTTGTTGGTTTCAAAGCGCAAATTGATGACCTAGAAAAAAATCCTTTTGAAACACCTTCAGGCAAAATTGAATTATTTTCTAAAACACTATGGGATATGAATCAGCATGAAGAGATACCAGCGATTGCTAAATATATACCTTCATGGGAAGGACCGGAAGATCCATTAATTGAGAAGTACCCACTACAGCTCATTAGCTGGCATTATAAACGTAGATGTCATTCCACTTATGATAACATGCCGTGGCTTGAGGAAGCAGCGAAACAAGAAATGTGGTTAAATCCAAAAGACGCCCAAAAGCGTGGAATCAAGGATGGAGATAGAGTTCAAGTATTTAACGAGCGGGGAAGCTTGTATATTGATGTGAAGGTAACAATTCGAATCACTCCTGGAGTGGCTGGAATTCCACAAGGTGCATGGTATACACCTGACAAAACAGGCGTAGACCAAAGGGGATCTGTAAATGTGTTAACTTCACAACGACCTACGCCTTTGGCAAAATCAAATCCGCAATTAACAAACCTTGTTGAAGTGAAAAAAGCGTAA
- a CDS encoding DMSO/selenate family reductase complex B subunit, which yields MIILGQIGFYINQSICQGCKACSVACKDKNNIEVGINFRRVYTKEEGSYVLQPNGGIVQDVKSYYFSIACNHCEQPACLLNCPTGAITKSDENGVVTIDQEICAGTQLCVKACPYGGPQYNKETFKSNKCNFCMDLQEKGEDPVCVATCPLGAIEFGPIEELRKKYGDIRQIKGMPSPTIIKPNIVITPHRDAKLV from the coding sequence GTGATTATTTTGGGCCAAATAGGATTCTACATCAACCAAAGTATCTGTCAAGGCTGTAAGGCGTGTAGTGTAGCATGTAAAGATAAAAATAATATAGAAGTAGGGATAAACTTCCGTAGAGTTTATACAAAAGAAGAAGGCTCCTATGTGCTGCAGCCAAATGGTGGGATTGTCCAAGACGTGAAATCGTATTATTTCTCGATTGCTTGTAATCATTGCGAACAGCCGGCTTGTTTATTAAACTGTCCGACAGGTGCCATTACGAAGAGTGATGAAAATGGGGTCGTAACTATAGATCAGGAGATTTGTGCAGGGACTCAACTATGTGTTAAGGCTTGTCCTTATGGTGGACCACAGTACAATAAAGAGACTTTTAAATCCAATAAATGCAATTTTTGTATGGACCTTCAAGAAAAAGGAGAAGACCCTGTCTGTGTAGCGACTTGTCCATTAGGAGCAATTGAATTTGGTCCCATTGAAGAGCTTCGTAAAAAATATGGTGATATAAGGCAGATTAAAGGAATGCCAAGTCCGACGATTATAAAACCAAACATCGTCATTACTCCTCACCGAGACGCAAAACTGGTTTAA